A window of the Hordeum vulgare subsp. vulgare chromosome 5H, MorexV3_pseudomolecules_assembly, whole genome shotgun sequence genome harbors these coding sequences:
- the LOC123396387 gene encoding E3 ubiquitin-protein ligase ATL15-like produces MGQDTAYHPGLYLTTAQREAVEALIQELPKFMLKAVPTDCSECPICLEEFKVGNEVCGLPCAHNFHVECIDQWLRLNVKCPRCRCSVLPNLDLRALNGIRSSSEMLQQDRPSGASALTTGNFRSTYGDATTLTTGSIRSTDGENNRLAKALLAYNWDPISHSPPEHEDEGIRGGRRRSSTRYVFACSVFASLNSVLLGYGTSFSQSPAAVVPDEDFISLRP; encoded by the exons ATGGGCCAAGACACTGCATATCATCCTGGCCTTTACCTGACAACAGCCCAG AGGGAAGCGGTGGAGGCTCTGATCCAGGAGCTCCCCAAGTTCATGCTAAAAGCGGTGCCGACGGACTGCAGCGAGTGCCCGATCTGCCTGGAAGAGTTCAAGGTGGGGAACGAGGTGTGTGGCCTCCCGTGCGCACACAACTTCCACGTGGAGTGCATCGACCAGTGGCTGCGGCTGAACGTCAAGTGCCCGCGGTGCCGCTGCTCAGTGTTGCCCAACCTGGACCTGAGAGCGCTCAACGGCATCCGCTCCAGCAGCGAGATGCTGCAGCAGGACCGCCCCTCGGGAGCATCAGCTCTTACAACTGGTAATTTCAGAAGTACATATGGAGATGCTACGACTCTTACAACTGGAAGCATCAGAAGTACAGATGGAGAGAACAACCGTTTGGCAAAGGCTTTGCTTGCTTATAACT GGGATCCTATATCTCATTCA CCGCCGGAGCACGAGGACGAAGGCATTCGTGGCGGCCGGCGCCGGAGCAGCACCCGATACGtcttcgcctgctccgtcttcgccTCCCTCAACTCCGTGCTCCTCGGATACGGTACGTCCTTCTCCCAATCTCCGGCCGCCGTCGTCCCCGATGAAGATTTCATTTCGCTTCGGCCATAA